Part of the Spinacia oleracea cultivar Varoflay chromosome 5, BTI_SOV_V1, whole genome shotgun sequence genome, CGATTTTCCAGTTGATTATTgccaattttaattaattagtccaTATAAACAAATTTGGTATGGTTTCCCAGAATGTGAGAGTGACAAGTATGTCCTGGAATGGAACACACGGGTAAAAGTTGCTGCAGGTGCTGCAAGGGGACTACAATATCTACATTGTGTAGCCAAGCCACCTGTAATCTATCGCGATCTGAAATCAGCCAACATTTTGTTAGACAACGAGTTCAACCCAAAACTCTCAGATTTTGGATTAGCAAAACTAGGTCCCGTTGATGATAATAGTCATGTGTCAACAAGGGTCATGGGAACATATGGATATTGTGCTCCAGAGTATGCTATGACTGGAAAACTCACTGTAAAATCTGACATTTTTAGTTTTGGTGTAGTCTTACTGGAAATTGTCACAGGAAAGAAGGCCTTTGATGTTTCAAAGGGGCAAGGCCATCAGAGTCTAGCTGTTTGGGTAAGATTTACAAACTACTTTCACTTCCACAACCAATTTTCTATAATAAACTCAGAATTCTTTCATCTTAATTAAAACGGTTGCAGTCTCGGCCCTATTTGAAAGATCGGAGAAAATACACAGAGTTGGTGGATTCACGACTAAGGGGAAAGTTCCCTACACGCTCTGCTCGTCATCTGATTGCTGTTACCTCCATGTGTTTGAACGATGAACCACACCGTAGGCCGTCTATAAACGACATTGTAGTGGCTCTGGATTACCTAGCAAATGAATGTGTGTCACCTCAAACAGCATCTTCAACTGCTAAAAGTACCCCTACACGTTTTAGTCCCTTAACGCCAGAACATAAGGTTAATCCTCGGTCTCCATTGAAGCTCTTCCAGAAGGACAATTCTCCAAAGAAAATCCACAGATAGAAAAGGAGAAATATAGCTACTCAATTTTAATGAGATAAATCATTCTCGATCATTGCATTTGTATGTTCAGTTCTACTCTCAAATGCTTAGTTCCAAGGACAAAGAGGAGGAGAACAAGTGACACACATGAAATGGAGAGATGACATTCAG contains:
- the LOC110805525 gene encoding probable serine/threonine-protein kinase PBL21, encoding MIMRCFSCINTPRKRLTYEDQRLFDPDSPSYLYTPDGKEKSPFGPAEQDRNNQNGVDILNSAQSFTFQELAVATRNFKESNLIGEGGFGKVYKGRLDNGQIVATKKLNLEDSLQGNQEFIVEVLMLSLLHHTNLVTLIGYCAEGDQRLLVYEYMPKGSLADHLFECESDKYVLEWNTRVKVAAGAARGLQYLHCVAKPPVIYRDLKSANILLDNEFNPKLSDFGLAKLGPVDDNSHVSTRVMGTYGYCAPEYAMTGKLTVKSDIFSFGVVLLEIVTGKKAFDVSKGQGHQSLAVWSRPYLKDRRKYTELVDSRLRGKFPTRSARHLIAVTSMCLNDEPHRRPSINDIVVALDYLANECVSPQTASSTAKSTPTRFSPLTPEHKVNPRSPLKLFQKDNSPKKIHR